AGTAAGTAACAGTGGCGAATAGGTTTCTATGACCAGTTAATTCAGTATGGTATATGACACCCAGACTGACCAAGTAACTCACCGGCCACCAGGCGGTGTTGCCGACGCACTCTCAATACTAAACCGACTAGTCCGATCAAGGCGAACAGTGCTGTGCTCGAACGGGATTTGATTGAGTTGCTCAAATGGTGCGGGACTCAATATCGGCAGAGAATACTCCTGAGAGACCGCAAGGGTAAAGTCGTCTCTCTCCTGGTCATAGCCATAGCTATAGAAGAACGCCATATTGGTATCGTTTTTCCAGCTCGTCGTTAGTTCGTAGACTTGTTCAAGTATCGCGCCCCTCTTATCGGCTGTATAGGTTCGGACCCCTCCGAGCATCTGACCCTGTCGGACTGCTCTCATAGTAAAGTGAGTGACGATACCGAAATTGTTCATTCCTCCTCGGAGGGCAAAGTAAAGGTCGGGGTGTGTCTCTTGATTGACTATCGCAATAGTGGCATTGGGTAACACGATCTAAACAATATTAGCTCCATAGTGTACTAAGGGCGCAGCTCGTCATACCTCATATTCAAAAACATTATCCATGGCAAGGCCGTACTTGGGCGAGAGATGCGAGAATCCTCCACCGAGAAGATAGCCTCCCAAGCCAACATCGGCGACTCGTCCGCCAAGTGTGGTTAAATTGTACTTCTCCAACCCCTCATACAAACTCAGTAGAACATGGCCACTTCCTACCTTGGCTGTTTTCTGATCCGGTGAAACCTCAACAGACCTCATCTTTTGCATGTCAATCGTGACGCCGCCAGCTGAAACAGAATCGTCGGGGTTTCGGGCATGCCCACCACCCTTCACTGCGAATCGGCATGATGTGTCGATGATAACACCCAGAATGGTTGCCACGTCTTCAGTTGAGGAGGGTTGGACCCAACAGGCGGAGTGTGTTTCCTGTTGCTTTGCATCCCAAAGAGTAACGTTCGCATTACCGAGGGAGTACGCATCAGGACCAAAGATATTCGACAAATGGGAGcactatatctattttagaaAGTTACTTGCCATAATAATAGGAGTACGTACTGCTTGGACACATTCGGGCACAACTGAGGCATTTCCTTGGTTGACGACTGCTGTCCCAAGGGCGATGGCTGGGCCAACACTCAGAAATGCAGTAATGAAAGCTGGACTGATTCCTGCCATTGATATCTGGATACAATTGTTGCTCGTGCTTGTTTTTCAATGATGCTCCTCTCCTGGGGAGAATGGCGACCTTATATGGAAGAGCCATTCAATAGAACTGATCGTCGCTGCATAGTCGTAGACCTGGTGATATGCAATGTGCTTACTCTGGAGATAGGATAATAGGTCCTAGATGATATATCTGTAACATTCTCTAAAAGTTTGGTTACAATTCGACTATGGTGATATGTCGATCATCAGGCCGCTGCAGGGTCCGGCATATCCCAGGATTTAGAAAGCTGTTGCCTATCAGTTTGAACGTACTTGTACCGACTCCAGGTGACTGTGGAAATGCATAGGCGTCGTGTAAGCAAGAAAAAAGCCGTAATTGGTCATATTCTGAACACTTATATCACTGTGGTCACAACAATGTACACCTTTACGATTGAACGGTGGAAGCAAGGAGTCATCATCCCTCTCGTTGCGTACCAGCTATAAGATCATCATATATTGCAGGTATAATCACGACTAACGCAACCTGCTGACGCTGGAATAATCTTAAATccgatgatatccttgcacCTAGTGGGTCTGCGTAAGCAACTTGCCGCAATACTGCCGTGACTAAGTTATGTCGATCTTCGTCTATAAGTGAGAACATACCTCTTAGTTAGTCCCTTTATGGACCAGTGAAGACTTTGTATATACGGGAGGGCCGGACTCCGATGTTTGAGAATTAAAATCAGAGCAGAGAAACCCCGCCAATATAGTATCTCTCTGAGAATGGTGGTACTGCATGTCTTGCCGTGTGGAGGTCGTCAAGGCCTTCTCCGCCTGATAGGCACAATGATTCAAGCACAGAGCTTGGATACATGTGCGGTGATATGGGAATCGGAGGGACCTGGATGATTTTATTGGTATAGCCTTGTTGTATTGAGCAAGCAGTACAGAACACGTATCCAAGTTAATCCAGCACCTGAGATGATAATTGACGGGTCAAGACCAACGTCCCTGACAAATGAGCCTTttatccagaagatgctAGCCAGGATTGCTGAATAGAGTGTGTAATCAGGCCAATGTTCAAACAGCCGCTTTAAGCAGCACATCACATTAGCTGACAAAGATTCACTCGTTTCTCCTTCTGCAACCCCGGGACCCATACCGCTTAATGTAGAAGACTCTGTGGAGTAATTCATCGTGCTGAATGGGTGGAAGGTTATTGCATACAAAGACATACTCCAGTTGGTAGTCAGGAAGAATGTGTACTTGAAACAGACTGATCACAAGTCACTCTGGTCTTCATATCCCCAGGCACAAAACCCTTTATATATCACCTTGCCACCAAACTCGCCTCTGTCTTTGTCAAACCTCTGAAGTACATAAACAAGAGGTTGTCCTACTTCTAGTCTCCATCTAGTGTCGTAATGATGCCCTCTTACACCTTTAAGTTAAGGGCCTTGGGGCACAGGCACCATCCCTTCATCTGTCTTCGAGTAGTCTCTACCCAGCTGGAAATGCCGTATAACGGAATATGATATCACTACATGGTGAAGTAGACTATCACGCGCATCAATCTTCCACATGAACCGGGATGGACACCCACCACGACGGTGAGTTGAGGCACATGTCTGCCACCAAGATTATGTGGCGTTTTCGATCTATGAGCATCGCTTCCCCAGCGGAAAGAATTCAGCATCTCTAAGAGGAGGCTATAATACATCGGTACTAAGGTATTTATTGATATCTGAAGTTGGATTCCTATCGGATGATACAGAAGGCAGACGCCAAGGGGAGGCGTTTCTTAGCACACTTCCTTTCGAAGTCAAGGAGTGCGTATTCAACATCTATTCTCAGCGTACAGTAGGTCTTCTCACGTATGAAGGGCAGTAGAGGCTGGGGCCTTTCGCACATGGTCAGCTGGTGATAAAATTCTAGGAAAATGAGATGAAGGTGGAAGTGGCTTACAAGTTGATGAATCCGTTATATCCGCTCAGCGAACAGCAGGACCAATCTGCGCGCACAGCAATAAATGATTTCCCTCGGCGACGGACAAAGGATTTCCGTTCCTCGCTAcggctgaagatgaggagatcCGTATAGTACGAGGCTAGCGCCAGTTAGGGCCAAGTGAACTGTTTCTCGGTCACATGCTACCTATTGGACGAATCATATTGGAACTTATATAATTCTGCAGTGCACATCACAATCTATCCTGCATTAGACAAGGAGGATAGTTCATTATATGGCCCAAACCGTACAGATAACCTCTATCGTGGAATGAATTGCCATCAACGACTCAATAGGATCATTCTGTCTTATTTCACCTTCGCCTCGCGCCTTTCCGTGCTCCTCTCCATCCACTTGTGCGAATATTCCTGCTCGACATGGCCTAACTTATATTGGAGGGAGTTATACAGCACCAGCGTTTCTCTTCAAGACAGGTTATGTTGGCTATAGTTCATAGAAGAACGAGGATTCCACTATTGAACTAGCGCCATGTGAAAAATGTCTACGATTGGTAAACCGAATGAATGCAAAGCCCTCAGAACCGTACCATGCCTAACTATTGTCACTAGCTCAGCATTTGCGGAACAAGATGTCCATAACTTCCGAGAGCTAATGGAAAGAAGGGTCCTGTCTCAGCCTCTAATATTATCGAGTTAACGTTAATTTTTCCGGGACAAGGGTGTCCAAGGGATCCGACATGGCGGATGCACAGCAAACTCAGCTCGTAAACCAAGGATTAATCGCCCTTCAGTTGTTGCCTGCTTTCCACATGTTAAGGACCATGCTGCTCAATTGCCAAGATCGCATCCGGAAGTTGTTTGTCGAAAGCCCCTGATCATTTCCAGAATGAGTCCGAAACGCCGCCGTTTTACTTGGTCCCTGACGAGCCCTAACCGGTGGACTAACCGGTGGACTGAGCGCCGTCAACCATAACAGAGAAGATTAAGAGCAAATTGTGATGCGATTGGCtaggagggaaagaagtgTCCTAAAAAAAGGCGACGGAGATCCACTTCATCGGCTAAGAAGCCGAGTTGAGTCTTAGTCCGGTGGGGGACCAGCTTTTGAACAACCGATAGCGTCGGAATATCTGTACCGGCATGATTTCCTGTCTGACAGTCAAGCAATTGAGGTTTAGAATAAATTATGCCAAGACTCTCGCCTTCCCCTGCTCAATTTCGTTTCCTGGTTCGGATAACTTGAAGCCATAGAAACCCTTCCACCTAATTCCAGTATGCTGGCACGTCTCCATCACCTGCTCTTAAACTGAGACCCGATGGGGCGCACTAACGAGCAACGGCGAACCTGTCCAGGGAGTTGTGAGATGGGCGTCAATTGTACCAGTGAGAGTGCACGGACACAGTCACCGTTTATAAAGCTCGCTAGAGAACGACAACCAAGCTGAAGAATCCCAGAATAACACTCAAACCAGAGTAACGATAAGTTGATATCGCAAAGACACAAGATGcattcctctcttcttcccatgCTGGCAGCGATGCTGCTGAGTCCGGTCAGCGCAGCCGGAGTCAGCGGTACGGCCTTTGGATTTGCTCAAGGAACGACCGGTGGTGGCAATGCCTCACCACAAACCCCTTCATCTCTTGATGAGTAAGTGATAAACCTCGATTGGTGGTATAATGGTGAAATGTCCTCTAACTTTGACACAGGCTGAAGACCTGGATCACTGACGATGTGGCGCGTGTGATCCTGATTGACCGCGAGTGGGATTTTACCAACACAGAAGGCCATACCTCCGGCAAATGCTGCAGCTCAGATACCACCACGAAGTGCCCTGGTGGCACCTCCGCTGGTCAGACCTGGATTCAGGACAAGTGCGACGACGGCACCTGGGTCTCTTGCACCTACGACAACGCTGCCAAGAAACCATTGGACGTGGGCAGCAACAAGAGCATTGTTGGTGTGGGTAACAAGGGAGTTCTCAAAGGCAAGGGCTTGCGCCTTACTGGTGGTGCCAACAATGTCATCATCCAGAACATTCATATCACGGTAAGAGGTTAAGCTGGGTTTGCAACTATGTGAGAATATACGGGT
This window of the Aspergillus flavus chromosome 8, complete sequence genome carries:
- a CDS encoding FAD binding domain protein encodes the protein MAGISPAFITAFLSVGPAIALGTAVVNQGNASVVPECVQACSHLSNIFGPDAYSLGNANVTLWDAKQQETHSACWVQPSSTEDVATILGVIIDTSCRFAVKGGGHARNPDDSVSAGGVTIDMQKMRSVEVSPDQKTAKVGSGHVLLSLYEGLEKYNLTTLGGRVADVGLGGYLLGGGFSHLSPKYGLAMDNVFEYEIVLPNATIAIVNQETHPDLYFALRGGMNNFGIVTHFTMRAVRQGQMLGGVRTYTADKRGAILEQVYELTTSWKNDTNMAFFYSYGYDQERDDFTLAVSQEYSLPILSPAPFEQLNQIPFEHSTVRLDRTSRFSIESASATPPGGRNLFATVTYFPSADLDKQIQDIMAREIQSLKKAPGFYPNLVIQPLYEAAIRSGKQRGGNAAGIDADGPLTVALLTVLWENADDDDRMNAFAQEWVKKSTATTKDAVKHHPWLYINYASTDQDPFVSYGEANLQKLRRIQRDIDPQGVFTSEGLCRGYFKLQ